One genomic segment of Campylobacter sp. includes these proteins:
- a CDS encoding FibroRumin system radical SAM peptide maturase → MIFSKYGFAFHVGNDVALYNSLRMKPIYLSDNKFKKIKEIVDKNVKLSQDLKCEIDELIKYKILVKEGDDEKILNFVKSVIPQPQINVCYFILSEQCNLACKYCFLGNNNQEKRKRFKKENMSKQTAMDGILFFIKQLESANFDENSKPTILFYGGEPLLNFETLVFIVNKINELKKSCKVLEKVEFDLVTNGLLLNKQRLLKLNELGVNIGISIDGCNNETNKMRVDIGGNFVFEKIIQKLDLAKSLGVPISLSVTLTQDSIKNKNDMLELVKKYNIKGFGFNILMSDEKISDLHYQKTSEFLIEMFKELRKLGIYEDRMMRKVKSFAKSSVYFSDCAATSGGQIVIAANGDVGICQGCLYDRKYFVTNVLDENFNPTTNEIWQKFRHLSPPEKNECQECEALGICGGGCPISAANEKVGNTIDSLDRRFCIHAKESLKFLISDLHRIITKGENSEIYEKCEVDKLAR, encoded by the coding sequence ATGATTTTTTCAAAATATGGCTTCGCCTTTCATGTAGGTAATGATGTAGCATTATATAACTCTTTAAGGATGAAGCCGATCTATTTAAGCGATAACAAATTTAAGAAAATAAAAGAGATTGTTGACAAAAATGTGAAATTATCACAAGACTTAAAATGCGAAATCGACGAATTGATAAAGTATAAAATTTTAGTCAAAGAGGGCGATGATGAAAAAATTTTAAATTTTGTAAAATCGGTTATTCCTCAACCACAAATAAACGTATGCTATTTTATTTTAAGCGAACAATGCAATCTGGCTTGTAAATATTGCTTTTTAGGCAACAATAATCAAGAAAAGAGAAAGCGTTTCAAAAAAGAAAATATGAGTAAGCAAACGGCAATGGATGGAATTTTATTTTTCATAAAACAACTCGAAAGTGCAAATTTCGATGAAAATTCCAAGCCTACCATTTTATTTTACGGTGGCGAACCACTTTTAAATTTTGAAACACTTGTTTTTATAGTAAATAAAATTAACGAGCTTAAAAAGAGCTGTAAAGTTTTAGAAAAAGTTGAATTCGACTTGGTCACAAACGGGCTTTTATTAAACAAACAAAGGCTTTTAAAGCTAAACGAACTTGGCGTAAATATCGGTATTTCGATAGATGGTTGTAATAACGAAACAAATAAAATGCGCGTGGATATCGGCGGAAATTTTGTATTTGAAAAAATTATACAAAAACTTGATTTGGCAAAGTCACTTGGGGTTCCAATTTCGCTTTCCGTAACGCTTACGCAAGATAGTATCAAAAATAAAAACGATATGCTTGAGCTTGTCAAGAAATACAATATAAAGGGCTTCGGTTTTAATATTTTAATGTCGGATGAGAAGATTTCGGATTTGCACTATCAAAAAACGAGTGAGTTTTTAATCGAAATGTTTAAAGAATTGCGCAAGCTTGGAATTTATGAAGATAGAATGATGAGAAAGGTAAAATCCTTTGCAAAATCAAGCGTTTATTTTTCGGATTGTGCAGCTACAAGCGGCGGACAGATTGTAATTGCGGCAAACGGAGATGTGGGAATTTGCCAAGGCTGTTTGTATGATAGAAAATATTTTGTAACGAATGTCTTGGATGAAAATTTTAATCCGACGACCAATGAAATTTGGCAAAAATTTCGCCATCTCTCGCCGCCCGAAAAGAATGAATGTCAAGAATGTGAAGCTCTTGGCATTTGTGGTGGCGGCTGTCCGATAAGTGCGGCAAACGAAAAAGTAGGCAATACGATTGATTCTTTGGATAGGAGATTTTGCATTCACGCAAAAGAGAGTCTAAAATTTCTGATCTCAGACCTGCATAGGATCATAACAAAAGGCGAAAATAGCGAAATTTATGAAAAATGCGAAGTTGATAAGTTAGCGAGATAA